The following coding sequences are from one Melospiza melodia melodia isolate bMelMel2 chromosome 2, bMelMel2.pri, whole genome shotgun sequence window:
- the LOC134414209 gene encoding 3 beta-hydroxysteroid dehydrogenase/Delta 5-->4-isomerase-like, giving the protein MSLAGVSCLVTGAGGFLGQRIVCLLLEEEEAPAEIRLLDKAFSAEALRRFDKFKGKTELKILEGDIRDVTFLHGACQGVSLVIHTASLIDTLGLIEKKLLWEVNVTGTQLLLEACIRCNVQHFIYTSTIEVTGPNCKGDPIFNGDEDTAYESTSKFPYAQSKRLAEDAVLKADGQALKDGGTLMTCALRSMYIFGEGCPFLQGHLDKCLLNKNIYLRFSRKEALVNPVYVGNIAWAHVQAAKALRAPQRAKHVRGKFYYISDDTPHMSYADLNYELTKELGFGIEPRLPMPLTMLYYFSLLLEMLSFLLRPFVRYVPSTNRHLVTLLNTPFTFSYRKAQQDFGYVPRYSWEEAKQGTGEWLASVIPQRRLILQSSTA; this is encoded by the exons ATGTCCCTGGCTGGGGTGAGCTGCCTGGTGACAGGGGCAGGAGGGTTTCTCGGCCAGAGGATTGTGTGCTTGCTGCTGGAAGAAGAGGAGGCTCCGGCCGAGATCCGGCTGCTGGACAAAGCCTTCAGCGCTGAGGCACTCAGGAGGTTTGACA AGTTCAAGGGGAAGACTGAGCTGAAGATCCTGGAAGGGGACATCCGAGATGTGACATTCCTGCACGGCGCCTGCCAGGGCGTCTCCCTGGTCATCCACACGGCCTCCCTCATTGACACCCTGGGCCTCATCGAGAAGAAGCTGCTCTGGGAAGTCAATGTCACAG GTactcagctgctgctggaggcgtGCATCCGCTGCAACGTCCAGCACTTCATTTACACCAGTACCATAGAAGTGACGGGCCCAAACTGCAAAGGGGACCCCATTTTCAACGGGGACGAAGATACAGCTTATGAGAGCACATCCAAATTTCCTTATGCCCAAAGCAAGAGACTGGCAGAGGATGCTGTGCTGAAAGCAGACGGCCAGGCGCTGAAGGATGGCGGCACACTGATGACCTGTGCCCTGAGATCCATGTACATTTTTGGGGAAGGCTGCCCCTTTCTCCAAGGCCATCTGGACAAGTGTCTGCTGAACAAGAACATCTACCTGCGCTTCTCCAGGAAGGAGGCTCTGGTGAACCCCGTGTACGTGGGGAACATCGCCTGGGCACACGTGCAGGCCGCCAAAGCCCTGCGGGCCCCGCAGAGAGCCAAGCACGTCAGGGGCAAGTTCTACTACATCTCAGATGACACTCCTCACATGAGCTACGCCGACCTGAATTACGAGCTGACCAAGGAgctggggtttgggattgagccCCGGCTCCCCATGCCCCTGACAATGCTCTATTACTTCTCgctgctgctggagatgctgaGCTTCCTGCTGAGGCCCTTTGTCAGATACGTGCCGTCCACCAATCGCCACCTGGTCACGCTGCTCAACACCCCCTTCACCTTCTCCTATAGAAAGGCACAGCAGGATTTTGGCTACGTGCCCCGCTACTCGTGGGAAGAGGCCAAGCAGGGCACTGGTGAGTGGCTTGCCTCCGTGATCCCCCAGAGAAGGCTGATCTTGCAGAGCAGCACTGCCTGA